From the Harpia harpyja isolate bHarHar1 chromosome 16, bHarHar1 primary haplotype, whole genome shotgun sequence genome, one window contains:
- the SIRT3 gene encoding NAD-dependent protein deacetylase sirtuin-3, mitochondrial isoform X3 codes for MERGARRGGGLLAAVWRRLWERGPGDGGGPGGLARLSLRSGDGEGAAGSGARRIQGTRPFSLSAAARAILGVGRWGDNGGKQKLTLQDVAELIRKKECRRVVVMAGAGISTPSGIPDFRSPGSGLYSNLEQYNIPYPEAIFELMYFFVNPKPFFTLAKELYPGNYRPNYAHYFLRLLHDKGLLLRLYTQNIDGLERVAGIPPDKLVEAHGTFATATCTVCRRKFPGEDFRGDVMADKVPHCPVCTGVIKPDIVFFGEELPQRFFLHVTDFPMADLLFIIGTSLEVEPFASLAGAVRSSIPRVLINRDLVGPFAWQQRYNDVAQLGDVVSGVEKLVELLDWNEEMQTLIQKEKEKLVAKDK; via the exons atGGAGCGGGGggctcggcgcggcggcgggcTCCTGGCGGCGG tgtggaggaggctgtgggagcGCGGCCCCGGGGATGGCGGCGGCCCGGGGGGCCTGGCCCGGCTCTCCCTTCGCTCTGGGGACGGCGAGGGGGCGGCTGGCTCCGGAGCGCGGAG GATCCAAGGGACCAGGCCCTTCTCTTtgtctgctgctgccagagccatTTTAGGAGTGGGCAGATGGGGAGACAATGGTGGGAAGCAGAAGCTCACCCTGCAGGATGTGGCAGAGCTAATTCGGAAAAAGGAGTGTCGCCGAGTGGTGGTGATGGCTGGCGCTGGGATCAGCACCCCCAGCGGCATCCCGGATTTTAG GTCCCCGGGGAGCGGCCTCTACAGTAACCTTGAGCAGTACAACATCCCTTACCCAGAAGCCATCTTTGAACTGATGTATTTCTTTGTCAACCCTAAGCCCTTTTTCACTTTGGCCAAGGAGCTCTACCCTGGCAACTACAGACCCAACTACGCCCACTATTTCCTGAGACTCCTGCACGACAAAGGGCTCCTCCTCCGCCTCTATACCCAGAACATTGACGGGCTGGAGAGAG TTGCTGGGATCCCTCCTGATAAACTGGTGGAAGCCCACGGCACCTTTGCCACTGCCACTTGTACAGTCTGTCGAAGGAAGTTCCCAGGAGAGGACTTCAGG GGGGATGTCATGGCAGACAAGGTCCCTCACTGTCCCGTCTGCACTGGAGTCATCAAGCCTGACATTGTGTTCTTTGGCGAGGAGCTCCCACAGCGCTTCTTCCTGCATGTGACAGACTTCCCCATGGCAGACCTGCTTTTCATCATCGGAACATCCCTGGAG GTGGAGCCCTTTGccagcctggcaggagctgtTCGCAGCTCCATTCCCCGAGTCCTGATCAACCGAGATCTTGTAGGACCCTTCGCCTGGCAGCAACGCTACAATGACGTAGCCCAGCTGGGGGACGTGGTCAGTGGGGTCGAGAAGCTGGTGGAGCTGCTGGACTGGAATGAAGAGATGCAAACActaattcagaaggaaaaagaaaag
- the SIRT3 gene encoding NAD-dependent protein deacetylase sirtuin-3, mitochondrial isoform X2: MERGARRGGGLLAAVWRRLWERGPGDGGGPGGLARLSLRSGDGEGAAGSGARSRIQGTRPFSLSAAARAILGVGRWGDNGGKQKLTLQDVAELIRKKECRRVVVMAGAGISTPSGIPDFRSPGSGLYSNLEQYNIPYPEAIFELMYFFVNPKPFFTLAKELYPGNYRPNYAHYFLRLLHDKGLLLRLYTQNIDGLERVAGIPPDKLVEAHGTFATATCTVCRRKFPGEDFRGDVMADKVPHCPVCTGVIKPDIVFFGEELPQRFFLHVTDFPMADLLFIIGTSLEVEPFASLAGAVRSSIPRVLINRDLVGPFAWQQRYNDVAQLGDVVSGVEKLVELLDWNEEMQTLIQKEKEKLVAKDK; the protein is encoded by the exons atGGAGCGGGGggctcggcgcggcggcgggcTCCTGGCGGCGG tgtggaggaggctgtgggagcGCGGCCCCGGGGATGGCGGCGGCCCGGGGGGCCTGGCCCGGCTCTCCCTTCGCTCTGGGGACGGCGAGGGGGCGGCTGGCTCCGGAGCGCGGAG CAGGATCCAAGGGACCAGGCCCTTCTCTTtgtctgctgctgccagagccatTTTAGGAGTGGGCAGATGGGGAGACAATGGTGGGAAGCAGAAGCTCACCCTGCAGGATGTGGCAGAGCTAATTCGGAAAAAGGAGTGTCGCCGAGTGGTGGTGATGGCTGGCGCTGGGATCAGCACCCCCAGCGGCATCCCGGATTTTAG GTCCCCGGGGAGCGGCCTCTACAGTAACCTTGAGCAGTACAACATCCCTTACCCAGAAGCCATCTTTGAACTGATGTATTTCTTTGTCAACCCTAAGCCCTTTTTCACTTTGGCCAAGGAGCTCTACCCTGGCAACTACAGACCCAACTACGCCCACTATTTCCTGAGACTCCTGCACGACAAAGGGCTCCTCCTCCGCCTCTATACCCAGAACATTGACGGGCTGGAGAGAG TTGCTGGGATCCCTCCTGATAAACTGGTGGAAGCCCACGGCACCTTTGCCACTGCCACTTGTACAGTCTGTCGAAGGAAGTTCCCAGGAGAGGACTTCAGG GGGGATGTCATGGCAGACAAGGTCCCTCACTGTCCCGTCTGCACTGGAGTCATCAAGCCTGACATTGTGTTCTTTGGCGAGGAGCTCCCACAGCGCTTCTTCCTGCATGTGACAGACTTCCCCATGGCAGACCTGCTTTTCATCATCGGAACATCCCTGGAG GTGGAGCCCTTTGccagcctggcaggagctgtTCGCAGCTCCATTCCCCGAGTCCTGATCAACCGAGATCTTGTAGGACCCTTCGCCTGGCAGCAACGCTACAATGACGTAGCCCAGCTGGGGGACGTGGTCAGTGGGGTCGAGAAGCTGGTGGAGCTGCTGGACTGGAATGAAGAGATGCAAACActaattcagaaggaaaaagaaaag
- the SIRT3 gene encoding NAD-dependent protein deacetylase sirtuin-3, mitochondrial isoform X4, with protein sequence MEAWDGGRHLSCLKGQAGRLLCEPELAWELEGREICQRNTSDCQCSSPGTWSNKAEPCPCEDSVDHTEAMVDTAWIQGTRPFSLSAAARAILGVGRWGDNGGKQKLTLQDVAELIRKKECRRVVVMAGAGISTPSGIPDFRSPGSGLYSNLEQYNIPYPEAIFELMYFFVNPKPFFTLAKELYPGNYRPNYAHYFLRLLHDKGLLLRLYTQNIDGLERVAGIPPDKLVEAHGTFATATCTVCRRKFPGEDFRGDVMADKVPHCPVCTGVIKPDIVFFGEELPQRFFLHVTDFPMADLLFIIGTSLELVAKDK encoded by the exons ATGGAGGCATGGGATGGAGGACGTCACCTCTCCTGTCTAAAAGGGCAGGCGGGTCGCCTTCTCTGTGAACCAGAGCTGGCCTGGGAGCTCGAGGGTAGAGAGATTTGCCAGAGAAACACTAGCGATTGCCAGTGTAGCTCCCCGGGAACCTGGTCCAACAAGGCAGAGCCGTGTCCTTGTGAAGACAGTGTCGACCACACTGAGGCCATGGTCGACACAGCTTG GATCCAAGGGACCAGGCCCTTCTCTTtgtctgctgctgccagagccatTTTAGGAGTGGGCAGATGGGGAGACAATGGTGGGAAGCAGAAGCTCACCCTGCAGGATGTGGCAGAGCTAATTCGGAAAAAGGAGTGTCGCCGAGTGGTGGTGATGGCTGGCGCTGGGATCAGCACCCCCAGCGGCATCCCGGATTTTAG GTCCCCGGGGAGCGGCCTCTACAGTAACCTTGAGCAGTACAACATCCCTTACCCAGAAGCCATCTTTGAACTGATGTATTTCTTTGTCAACCCTAAGCCCTTTTTCACTTTGGCCAAGGAGCTCTACCCTGGCAACTACAGACCCAACTACGCCCACTATTTCCTGAGACTCCTGCACGACAAAGGGCTCCTCCTCCGCCTCTATACCCAGAACATTGACGGGCTGGAGAGAG TTGCTGGGATCCCTCCTGATAAACTGGTGGAAGCCCACGGCACCTTTGCCACTGCCACTTGTACAGTCTGTCGAAGGAAGTTCCCAGGAGAGGACTTCAGG GGGGATGTCATGGCAGACAAGGTCCCTCACTGTCCCGTCTGCACTGGAGTCATCAAGCCTGACATTGTGTTCTTTGGCGAGGAGCTCCCACAGCGCTTCTTCCTGCATGTGACAGACTTCCCCATGGCAGACCTGCTTTTCATCATCGGAACATCCCTGGAG
- the SIRT3 gene encoding NAD-dependent protein deacetylase sirtuin-3, mitochondrial isoform X1 — MEAWDGGRHLSCLKGQAGRLLCEPELAWELEGREICQRNTSDCQCSSPGTWSNKAEPCPCEDSVDHTEAMVDTAWIQGTRPFSLSAAARAILGVGRWGDNGGKQKLTLQDVAELIRKKECRRVVVMAGAGISTPSGIPDFRSPGSGLYSNLEQYNIPYPEAIFELMYFFVNPKPFFTLAKELYPGNYRPNYAHYFLRLLHDKGLLLRLYTQNIDGLERVAGIPPDKLVEAHGTFATATCTVCRRKFPGEDFRGDVMADKVPHCPVCTGVIKPDIVFFGEELPQRFFLHVTDFPMADLLFIIGTSLEVEPFASLAGAVRSSIPRVLINRDLVGPFAWQQRYNDVAQLGDVVSGVEKLVELLDWNEEMQTLIQKEKEKLVAKDK, encoded by the exons ATGGAGGCATGGGATGGAGGACGTCACCTCTCCTGTCTAAAAGGGCAGGCGGGTCGCCTTCTCTGTGAACCAGAGCTGGCCTGGGAGCTCGAGGGTAGAGAGATTTGCCAGAGAAACACTAGCGATTGCCAGTGTAGCTCCCCGGGAACCTGGTCCAACAAGGCAGAGCCGTGTCCTTGTGAAGACAGTGTCGACCACACTGAGGCCATGGTCGACACAGCTTG GATCCAAGGGACCAGGCCCTTCTCTTtgtctgctgctgccagagccatTTTAGGAGTGGGCAGATGGGGAGACAATGGTGGGAAGCAGAAGCTCACCCTGCAGGATGTGGCAGAGCTAATTCGGAAAAAGGAGTGTCGCCGAGTGGTGGTGATGGCTGGCGCTGGGATCAGCACCCCCAGCGGCATCCCGGATTTTAG GTCCCCGGGGAGCGGCCTCTACAGTAACCTTGAGCAGTACAACATCCCTTACCCAGAAGCCATCTTTGAACTGATGTATTTCTTTGTCAACCCTAAGCCCTTTTTCACTTTGGCCAAGGAGCTCTACCCTGGCAACTACAGACCCAACTACGCCCACTATTTCCTGAGACTCCTGCACGACAAAGGGCTCCTCCTCCGCCTCTATACCCAGAACATTGACGGGCTGGAGAGAG TTGCTGGGATCCCTCCTGATAAACTGGTGGAAGCCCACGGCACCTTTGCCACTGCCACTTGTACAGTCTGTCGAAGGAAGTTCCCAGGAGAGGACTTCAGG GGGGATGTCATGGCAGACAAGGTCCCTCACTGTCCCGTCTGCACTGGAGTCATCAAGCCTGACATTGTGTTCTTTGGCGAGGAGCTCCCACAGCGCTTCTTCCTGCATGTGACAGACTTCCCCATGGCAGACCTGCTTTTCATCATCGGAACATCCCTGGAG GTGGAGCCCTTTGccagcctggcaggagctgtTCGCAGCTCCATTCCCCGAGTCCTGATCAACCGAGATCTTGTAGGACCCTTCGCCTGGCAGCAACGCTACAATGACGTAGCCCAGCTGGGGGACGTGGTCAGTGGGGTCGAGAAGCTGGTGGAGCTGCTGGACTGGAATGAAGAGATGCAAACActaattcagaaggaaaaagaaaag
- the SIRT3 gene encoding NAD-dependent protein deacetylase sirtuin-3, mitochondrial isoform X5 produces MAGAGISTPSGIPDFRSPGSGLYSNLEQYNIPYPEAIFELMYFFVNPKPFFTLAKELYPGNYRPNYAHYFLRLLHDKGLLLRLYTQNIDGLERVAGIPPDKLVEAHGTFATATCTVCRRKFPGEDFRGDVMADKVPHCPVCTGVIKPDIVFFGEELPQRFFLHVTDFPMADLLFIIGTSLEVEPFASLAGAVRSSIPRVLINRDLVGPFAWQQRYNDVAQLGDVVSGVEKLVELLDWNEEMQTLIQKEKEKLVAKDK; encoded by the exons ATGGCTGGCGCTGGGATCAGCACCCCCAGCGGCATCCCGGATTTTAG GTCCCCGGGGAGCGGCCTCTACAGTAACCTTGAGCAGTACAACATCCCTTACCCAGAAGCCATCTTTGAACTGATGTATTTCTTTGTCAACCCTAAGCCCTTTTTCACTTTGGCCAAGGAGCTCTACCCTGGCAACTACAGACCCAACTACGCCCACTATTTCCTGAGACTCCTGCACGACAAAGGGCTCCTCCTCCGCCTCTATACCCAGAACATTGACGGGCTGGAGAGAG TTGCTGGGATCCCTCCTGATAAACTGGTGGAAGCCCACGGCACCTTTGCCACTGCCACTTGTACAGTCTGTCGAAGGAAGTTCCCAGGAGAGGACTTCAGG GGGGATGTCATGGCAGACAAGGTCCCTCACTGTCCCGTCTGCACTGGAGTCATCAAGCCTGACATTGTGTTCTTTGGCGAGGAGCTCCCACAGCGCTTCTTCCTGCATGTGACAGACTTCCCCATGGCAGACCTGCTTTTCATCATCGGAACATCCCTGGAG GTGGAGCCCTTTGccagcctggcaggagctgtTCGCAGCTCCATTCCCCGAGTCCTGATCAACCGAGATCTTGTAGGACCCTTCGCCTGGCAGCAACGCTACAATGACGTAGCCCAGCTGGGGGACGTGGTCAGTGGGGTCGAGAAGCTGGTGGAGCTGCTGGACTGGAATGAAGAGATGCAAACActaattcagaaggaaaaagaaaag
- the SIRT3 gene encoding NAD-dependent protein deacetylase sirtuin-3, mitochondrial isoform X6, which produces MADKVPHCPVCTGVIKPDIVFFGEELPQRFFLHVTDFPMADLLFIIGTSLEVEPFASLAGAVRSSIPRVLINRDLVGPFAWQQRYNDVAQLGDVVSGVEKLVELLDWNEEMQTLIQKEKEKLVAKDK; this is translated from the exons ATGGCAGACAAGGTCCCTCACTGTCCCGTCTGCACTGGAGTCATCAAGCCTGACATTGTGTTCTTTGGCGAGGAGCTCCCACAGCGCTTCTTCCTGCATGTGACAGACTTCCCCATGGCAGACCTGCTTTTCATCATCGGAACATCCCTGGAG GTGGAGCCCTTTGccagcctggcaggagctgtTCGCAGCTCCATTCCCCGAGTCCTGATCAACCGAGATCTTGTAGGACCCTTCGCCTGGCAGCAACGCTACAATGACGTAGCCCAGCTGGGGGACGTGGTCAGTGGGGTCGAGAAGCTGGTGGAGCTGCTGGACTGGAATGAAGAGATGCAAACActaattcagaaggaaaaagaaaag